The sequence GCCGCCGTGCGCCATACGCCCGAGGACCTCGATCATCTGACGCATCTGCTGGAGCGGATGGAGCGGGAGACCGACACCACGGCCTGGGTCGCGATGGACACCCTCTTCCATCTGGCCATCGCCCAGGCGGCGCGCAATCCGGTCTTCCGGCGGGTCATCGAGGAGATCCGCGATGCGCTGGCGCGTCAGTCGGCCTTCCTCAACGAGCTCGGCGGACGGCGCGAGCAGTCCAACCGCGAGCACCGGGCGATCGTCGAGGCGCTGACCGACCGGTCCGAGCAGGACGCGGCCGAGGCGATGGCCCACCACCTCGCCCGCGTCGAGTCGACGCTGTCCACCATCGTGCGGCCGGCCCACCGTACGGACCCCTCCCCCGAAGCAGAGGACCAGGCGTGAGCGAGCGGAGCGAGCGATCAATCAAGAGGTGCGCGCCTCGCGAACGCGGGGCCGAGCGAAGCGAGGTTTCGGCGTGAGCGAGCGGAGCGAGCGAACAGTCAAGAGGTGCGCGCCTCGCGAACGCGGGGCCGAGCGAAGCGAGGTTTCGGCGTGAGCGAGCGGAGCGAGCGAACAGTCAAGAGGTGCGCGCCTCGCGAACGCGGGGCCGAGCGAAGCGAGGTTTCGGCGTGAGCGAGCAGTTTCTCCGGCAGTCACCGCCGTCGTCCACCCGCCCTGCGCCGGGCGCTCCGCCAGATGTGCGCGAACCGGCCCATGCCCCCGTCGCCCATATGGTGCGCGGCGGTCTCGTCGAAGGGGTCCACCACGGCTCGGTCGTCGTGCTGGCGGCCGACGGCAGCGTGGAATTCCAGACCGGCGACATCGAGGCGGCGTTCTACCCCCGCTCGGCGCTCAAGCCGCTTCAGGCGGTCGGTCTGCTGCGGGCGGGGCTGCCGCCGCTGGACGACGCCTCGCTGGCGCTGACCGCCGCCAGCCACTCCGGCGCGGCGGTCCACCTCTCCGCGGCCCGGCGGCTGCTCCGGTCGGCCGGGCTGACCGAGGACGCGCTCCGCAACGTCCCGGATCTGCCGTACGGCGCCCCGGAACGGGAGGAGTGGCTGCGCCGCGGCCTGGGCCCCACCCGGCTCGCGCAGAACTGCTCCGGCAAGCACGCCGCGATGCTGATGACCGCCCGGGCACGGGGCTGGTGCCTGGACAGCTACCTCGACCCCGGCCATCCGCTCCAGTGGGAGCTGGCCTCGACGGTGGAGGATCTGACCGGCCAGGGCATCGCCCACGTCACGGTCGACGGCTGCGGGGCGCCGCTGTTCGCCGTCTCGCTGCACGGTCTGACCAGGGCGGCGGCCCGGCTCGCGACCGCCGCATCGGACACCGACGAGGGCCGGATCGCGGCCGCCGTGCGCGCGCATCCGGAGATGATCGCCGGGGAGGGGCGGGACGTCACCCGGCTGATGCGGGCGATACCCGGGCTGATCGCCAAGGACGGTTTTGAAGGCGTGCAGATCGCGGCGCTGCCGGACGGCCGGGCGGTCGGCGTGAAGATCGCCGACGGCGCCGACCGCGCCCGGATGCCGGTGACGGCCGCGGCCCTGGAACGCTGCGGGGTCGACCCCCGGATCCTGGCCCCCTTCGCCGCCGCGCCGGTCATCGGGGGCGGCGAGCCGGTCGGTTCCCTCCGCGCCGCGGGCGCCCTGGCGACGCACTCCGCCCCGTAGCCGCTCCCCCACCCCTCTCCCCCGAAGGACACCCGCACCATGACTGCCGCCTGCGCCGGCCACCGCCGCGAACACGACCTCCTGGGCGACCGGGACATACCCGCCGATGCCTACTGGGGCGTGCACACCCTGCGCGCCACGGAGAACTTCCCCATCACCGGGACGGCGATCTCCGCCTACCCGCATCTGATCAACGCCCTCGCCGCCGTCAAGGAGGCCGCCGCGCGGGCCAACCAGGACCTCGGGCTGCTCGCCCCGGAGAAGGCCGACGCCATCGCGGCCGCCTGCCGGGAGATCCGGGAACAGGGCCTGCTGCACGACCAGTTCGTCGTCGACGTCATCCAGGGCGGCGCCGGTACGTCGACCAACATGAACGCCAACGAGGTCATCGCCAATCGCGCCCTGGAGATCCTGGGCCGCGCCAAGGGCGACTACGGCCGTCTGCACCCCAACGAGGACGTCAACCTCGGCCAGTCCACCAATGACGTCTACCCGACCGCGGTCAAGGTGGCGACGGTCATCGCCGTCCGCGAACTCCTCGATGCCATGGGCCTGTTGCGCGAGACCTTCGCCGCCAAGGCCGAGGAGTTCCGCGACGTCCTCAAGATGGGGCGCACCCAGCTCCAGGACGCCGTGCCGATGACGCTGGGCCAGGAGTTCTCCGCGTACGCGGTGATGCTGGAGGAGGACCAGAGCCGGCTGGCCGAGGCCGCGCTGCTCATCCACGAGATCAACCTCGGCGCCACCGCCATCGGCACCGGCCTCAACGCCCCGGAGGGCTATGCGGAGGCGGCCCGCCGCCATCTGGCCGCGCTCACCGGGCTGCCGCTGGTCACCGCGGCCAACCTCGTCGAGGCCACCCAGGACTGCGGCGCGTTCGTCCATCTCTCGGGCGTCCTCAAGCGCATCGCCGTCAAGCTCTCCAAGAGCTGCAACGACCTGCGGCTGCTGTCGTCCGGTCCGCGGGCCGGGCTCGGGGAGATCAACCTGCCGCCGGTGCAGGCGGGTTCGAGCATCATGCCCGGCAAGGTCAACCCGGTGATCCCCGAGGTCGTCAATCAGGTCGCCTTCGAGGTGATCGGCAACGACGTCACCATCACCATGGCCGCGGAGGCCGGTCAGCTTCAGCTCAACGCGTTCGAGCCGATCATCCTGCACTCCCTGTCGGAGAGCATCACCCACCTGGGAGCCGCCTGCCGCACCCTGGCCGAACGCTGTGTCGCGGGCATCACCGCCAACACCGAGGCCCTGCGCGGGGCGGTGGAGAACTCCATCGGCCTGGTCACGGCGCTCAACCCGCACATCGGCTACACCGCCGCGACCACCATCGCCCAGGAGGCGCTGGCCACCGGGCGCGGCGTGGCCGAACTGGTCCTGGAACGGGGCCTGCTGCCGGCCGACCGGCTGGCCGACCTGCTGCGGCCGGAGGTGCTGGCGGG is a genomic window of Streptomyces gilvosporeus containing:
- a CDS encoding FadR/GntR family transcriptional regulator; this encodes MNLSDSQTAGEMPRRVSAMEAVLGHLRGAIERGDYAVGDKLPSEAELCRRLEVSRPVLREALRALQTMGLTVSRTGKGTFVVSDGAVADPTFGDYAASDLLEVRRHVEIPVAGYAAVRHTPEDLDHLTHLLERMERETDTTAWVAMDTLFHLAIAQAARNPVFRRVIEEIRDALARQSAFLNELGGRREQSNREHRAIVEALTDRSEQDAAEAMAHHLARVESTLSTIVRPAHRTDPSPEAEDQA
- a CDS encoding asparaginase codes for the protein MSEQFLRQSPPSSTRPAPGAPPDVREPAHAPVAHMVRGGLVEGVHHGSVVVLAADGSVEFQTGDIEAAFYPRSALKPLQAVGLLRAGLPPLDDASLALTAASHSGAAVHLSAARRLLRSAGLTEDALRNVPDLPYGAPEREEWLRRGLGPTRLAQNCSGKHAAMLMTARARGWCLDSYLDPGHPLQWELASTVEDLTGQGIAHVTVDGCGAPLFAVSLHGLTRAAARLATAASDTDEGRIAAAVRAHPEMIAGEGRDVTRLMRAIPGLIAKDGFEGVQIAALPDGRAVGVKIADGADRARMPVTAAALERCGVDPRILAPFAAAPVIGGGEPVGSLRAAGALATHSAP
- the aspA gene encoding aspartate ammonia-lyase — its product is MTAACAGHRREHDLLGDRDIPADAYWGVHTLRATENFPITGTAISAYPHLINALAAVKEAAARANQDLGLLAPEKADAIAAACREIREQGLLHDQFVVDVIQGGAGTSTNMNANEVIANRALEILGRAKGDYGRLHPNEDVNLGQSTNDVYPTAVKVATVIAVRELLDAMGLLRETFAAKAEEFRDVLKMGRTQLQDAVPMTLGQEFSAYAVMLEEDQSRLAEAALLIHEINLGATAIGTGLNAPEGYAEAARRHLAALTGLPLVTAANLVEATQDCGAFVHLSGVLKRIAVKLSKSCNDLRLLSSGPRAGLGEINLPPVQAGSSIMPGKVNPVIPEVVNQVAFEVIGNDVTITMAAEAGQLQLNAFEPIILHSLSESITHLGAACRTLAERCVAGITANTEALRGAVENSIGLVTALNPHIGYTAATTIAQEALATGRGVAELVLERGLLPADRLADLLRPEVLAGQ